In the Wyeomyia smithii strain HCP4-BCI-WySm-NY-G18 chromosome 2, ASM2978416v1, whole genome shotgun sequence genome, one interval contains:
- the LOC129721488 gene encoding zinc finger MIZ domain-containing protein 1 isoform X7, with product MNNMAMHSQSSWNQMNGISQMVGMNHQMGGGGGSGNGTLNQMNAGMNPMGQISGNGGGAAGGGGNMGGMAGIQMSQIGSMNGMSNYGRHHQQMNPMAQMMNMGIGMGGQIGPGTGINGINQMNSMNPLSQMNQMSPMSKMQGMANGYPPHPRRMTPYPNPQMQIAQKRSMYGMGQQAIPGAASQFPPHQSAGVPLPMQANTGYGRHGPMPINYRGGPPMMQQRQNTPPYSANTGHSQQYYNAGYQNMQGYQPDIRMNYQHSPVPGNPTPPLTPASSMTPYISPNPDLKPNLPHKDEELRLTFPVRDGILLPPFRLEHNLAVSNHVFQLKSTVYNTLMCRPDLELQLKCFHHEDRQMNTNWPASVQVSANSTPLEIDRGDNKNSHRPLYLKQVCQPGRNTIQITVSTCCCSHLFVLQLVHRPSVNHVLHTLLKRNLLSAEQAVAKIKRNFAIGHTTNQPLGVEKDSLESAASNKVSLKCTITSKRITLPARGHDCKHIQCFDVEAYLALNCERGSWRCPVCNKPALTEGLEIDQYMWAILNTLNSSNTPNGMETEEVVIDSQANWRAIKPANGANPALPGSNTPGADGSIRGRSTPVLAGIKTESDGESKQFSKVMSPGSTSLPTWDNMNAMSPYMSPDMSSIASGSMMSSNNYNQRTQFDSFGNPLKQEVFGNPTKQEANSNSQGIVTSSGSGSAGDFGNNPLVHLSDSVNSLDPLNAMEKSLNDQMPHTPHTPHTPGGGNSSGHPLTPGGPPSVPPASDNNSSQAGNVGNSNNNSSSSGNNSNNNSSNNNSSSSSSGNANSNNQNSSSHSNPSASNFMHSPQHQQQQTLGMANNPAVNIMNSPQSLMNSPQNMMNSPQSVMNSANNLQQNLINTMNTMIQNQQQVGLVGLTDVNLPADLNFDPAAVIEGEGGNDLNLLPDNVVDPMELLSYLDPPPDLNTPPSSGSSNNANSDDILAALFD from the exons ATGAACAACATGGCGATGCATTCGCAATCTTCATGGAACCAAATGAATGGAATTAGCCAAATGGTTGGCATGAATCATCAAATGGGTGGCGGAGGAGGTAGCGGTAATGGCACTCTAAACCAGATGAACGCTGGAATGAATCCAATGGGTCAGATCAGTGGTAATGGTGGTGGAGCAGCTGGAGGTGGAGGAAATATGGGCGGAATGGCAGGTATACAAATGAGTCAAATTGGATCGATGAATGGGATGAGTAACTATGGCAGGCATCACCAACAAATGAATCCAATGGCACAGATGATGAATATGGGTATAGGCATGGGTGGTCAAATAGGACCCGGTACCGGGATAAACGGAATAAATCAGATGAACAGCATGAATCCACTTAGTCAAATGAATCAGATGTCCCCGATGTCAAAGATGCAAGGAATGGCCAATGGTTATCCTCCACACCCGAGACGAATGACACCTTACCCCAATCCACAGATGCAGATTGCACAAAAAAGGTCAATGTATGGAATGGGCCAACAAGCGATTCCTGGAGCAGCTTCACAGTTTCCACCTCATCAATCAGCCGGAGTTCCTTTACCGATGCAAGCTAATACCGGTTACGGAAGGCATGGACCgatgccgataaactaccgcgGGGGACCTCCAATGATGCAGCAACGACAGAACACTCCTCCCTACAGTGCCAACACTGGCCATAGTCAACAGTATTACAATGCGGGTTATCAAAATATGCAAGGCTATCAACCGGACATTCGAATGAATTACCAGCACAGTCCTGTGCCCGGTAATCCTACCCCTCCGCTCACCCCTGCCTCTTCCATGACACCATACATAAGTCCGAACCCAGACCTCAAGCCAAATTTACCACATA aaGACGAAGAGCTACGACTTACCTTCCCTGTAAGGGACGGTATTCTGTTGCCACCGTTTCGACTAGAACATAACCTAGCCGTCAGCAATCATGTTTTCCAGTTGAAATCAACAGTGTATAACACCCTTATGTGCCGGCCGGATCTTGAATTACAGCTAAAGTGTTTTCACCACGAAGATCGACAGATGAATACCAACTGGCCAGCCAGTGTACAAGTGTCTGCCAACTCGACTCCACTGGAGATCGATCGTGGTGATAACAAGAACTCCCATCGTCCTCTGTACTTGAAGCAGGTCTGCCAACCAGGTCGAAATACTATCCAGATAACTGTTAGCACGTGCTGTTGT TCTCATCTGTTTGTACTTCAATTGGTACATAGGCCATCTGTAAACCATGTATTGCACACACTACTAAAACGTAACCTCCTCTCAGCAGAACAGGCGGTGGCAAAAATTAAACGAAATTTTGCCATTGGTCATACAACAAATCAACCTCTAGGTGTTGAAAAGGATTCTCTTGAGTCTGCGGCCTCAAATAAA GTTTCCCTTAAATGTACTATCACCTCGAAGCGAATAACATTACCTGCCCGTGGCCATGACTGCAAACACATTCAGTGTTTCGACGTAGAGGCATATCTAGCTCTCAATTGTGAACGCGGTAGCTGGCGATGTCCTGTGTGCAA TAAACCTGCCTTGACCGAAGGTCTTGAGATCGATCAATACATGTGGGCAATCCTCAACACACTCAATTCTTCCAACACTCCAAATGGCATGGAAACAGAAGAGGTTGTTATCGATTCTCAGGCTAATTGGCGGGCGATAAAACCAGCAAATGGAGCCAATCCAGCGCTTCCGGGTAGCAATACTCCAGGTGCTGACGGCAGCATACGGGGAAGATCTACTCCGGTTTTAGCAGGCATCAAAACAGAGTCAGATGGGGAAAGCAAGCAGTTTAGCAAGGTGATGTCTCCAGGGTCGACCTCGTTACCCACGTGGGATAACATGAATGCAATGAGTCCTTATATGAGTCCTGATATGAGTTCCATTGCAAGCGGTAGCATGATGAGttcaaa TAACTACAATCAACGAACGCAGTTTGATTCATTCGGCAACCCTCTCAAACAAGAAGTTTTCGGAAATCCTACTAAACAGGAAGCGAACTCTAACTCGCAAGGCATAGTTACCAGTAGTGGCTCCGGGAGCGCTGGAGACTTCGGGAACAACCCACTGGTGCATTTAAGCGATTCAGTCAATTCACTTGATCCTCTGAATGCTATGGAAAAATCATTGAACGATCAG atgCCACACACACCTCATACGCCACATACACCCGGAGGTGGAAACTCTTCGGGACACCCATTGACTCCAGGCGGTCCACCCAGTGTACCACCGGCAAGTGACAACAATTCCAGTCAAGCAGGTAATGTTggaaacagcaacaacaacagcagcagtagtggtaacaacagtaacaacaatagttcaaataacaataGCAGTAGTAGCAGTTCTGGTAATGCAAACAGTAACAATCAAAATAGCAGTAGCCATAGTAACCCTAGTGCTAGCAATTTTATGCACTCACCACAGCATCAGCAGCAACAAACTCTGGGCATGGCTAACAATCCAGCAGTTAATATCATGAATTCACCTCAGAGTTTGATGAATTCTCCGCAAAACATGATGAACTCTCCGCAAAGTGTGATGAATTCGGCGAacaatcttcagcaaaatttGATTAATACGATGAACACGATGATACAAAACCAGCAACAGGTTGGATTGGTCGGTTTAACGGATGTCAATCTACCAGCAGATTTAAACTTTGATCCTGCTGCAGTTATCGAAGGTGAAGGGGGCAATGATTTAAAT ttgCTTCCGGACAATGTGGTTGATCCAATGGAACTGCTATCTTACCTAGATCCGCCACCGGATCTCAATACGCCACCCTCTAGCGGCTCTAGTAACAATGCCAATAGTGACGACATTTTGGCAGCTCTCTTCGACTAG